GCCGCAGCTCGCCCCGGCGGAAGGTTGAGGAATGCGTCGTGACAGGGACCGCATCGCCAACGCACCGGGAACGCGTTCGCCCGGGCTCGCAGAGCGCGATAGCCCCCGCAACCCTTGTTGAGTGAGTGCCGTGCAGACGATCTACGAAACCGAGCAATACGCCGACCGGAATCCGAACTGGCACGAAGAGGATTCGCCCTGGAAGGCGAAGCATGTCGCCGAGATCATCAGGAAGAACGATCTCGACTTCGAGACGATCTGCGAGGTCGGCTGCGGCACGGGAGAGATCCTGCTCAACCTCGCCGACGCGTTCCCCGAAGCAAGGTTTTCGGGCTACGAGATCTCGCCGCATGCCTATCGGCGTGCGAAGTCGAAGGAGACCAATCGTGTCCGGTTCCATCTCGCGAACCTGATCGAAGAGGATGGGCCCCACTTCGACATCCTCGTCATCGCCGACGTCGTCGAGCATGTCGAGGATTACCTTTCCTTTCTGAAGAGCCTGAAGGACCGTGCCCGCTACAAGGTGATCCACGTTCCGCTGGACCTTTCGGTTCAATCGGTTCTGCGGGCCTGGCCGATCATGGGGCTCAGGGAGAGCGTCGGGCATCTACACTATTTCTTCAAGGACAGCGTCCTCGCGACGTTGAAGGACTGCGGATACGTCGTCCTCGACTACAAATACACGGCGAGCCGGCTGGAGCTTCCCAATCAGGCCTTCAGCAGCCAGCTGATGCGGCTGCCGCGCCGGCTCCTCTATTCGGTCAATCCGGATTTCGCCGTCCGCATGCTCGGGGGCTATTCCCTGATGGTTCTGGCGGAATAGCCATGGATGGCGGGCGCAGACAGGTCGCGGGGCATCGGAGCCAGCAGTTTCTCCAGCAGGATTCGGGAGGCCGCCGGACATGATGCTGGAGCCGATCGGCCTGGTCACGGTCCTCATCGGGATCGCCTGCCTTCTCTCCACGATCGAAGCCTCTCTCGTCGGCCTCGGTATCGCGGCCGTGCTGGGCGCGGCCTGCGCGCTGTTCGTCGGCGGGGCGAATGTCCAGCCGGGCCACCTGTTCCTCGGCTTCGTCGTGATCGCGGCCCTCAGCCGCAGGCGGGAGGCCAGCACCGCGATCCGGGCGCTCAACCCCGATGAGCCCGGCTTCTGGCTCGCCTGCCTCGCGATATACGGGGTCGCCAGCGCCTTCTTCGTGCCGCGCCTGTTGGCGGGCACGACTGACATCGTCGCGTTGGGAACCTCGATCTACGAGGATAATGGCTCGACTGTGCCGCTGACGCCGGTCTCGAGCAATCTCACGCAGAGCGTCTATCTGATCGCCAATCTCATCTGTTTCCTTGCGGTCGTGGCGATCGCCACGACGCAGAAGGGGTTCGAGGCGGTTCTGAAGGGCGTCCTGGCCTATTGCGCCGCCAATCTCGCCTTCGCGGCGATCGATCTTGCGACCTTCTATTCCGGCACGCAGGCCGTGCTCGAATTCATGCGCAACGCCCAGTACGTGATGCATACAGAGGACCAGGTCGCCGGAATGAAGCGCATCGCAGGCTCGTTTCCGGAGGCCTCGGCATTCGCGCGCTCCACGCTCGGCGTGTTCGGCCTGACCGGAACGCTTTTCCTCTGCGGTCGATACACGCTCCTGACGGGAGGCCTTGCCGTCTGCGCGGCTGTCTCCCTTGTCTTCTCCACCTCGTCGACCGGGCTTGCCGGGGCGCCGGTGATGTTGCTGCTGCTTTACGCGACCGCCACCCTCCGCGCGCAGCGGCCGGGCGGTCGCACGGCGGCGGTGGTCGTGGTCGCAGCACCGGCCGCCGCGGTCGCGGTGTGCATCGGCGTGATGCTGGAACCGACGCTGTCCCAGATCATCCAGGACTATTTCAACCTGGTTCTCCTCGACAAATCGTCTTCGGATTCCAGTATCGAGCGCAGCGCCTGGAACGCGATCTCGTTCCAGAACTTCCTGGATACCCACGGCATCGGGGTCGGGCTCGGCACCGCCAGGGCGTCGAGCTTTGCGGTCGCCCTGCTCGCGACGGTGGGTGTTCCCGGCGCGCTTTTCTATGGGGCCTTTCTCGTCGGCGCGCTTTTCGTGCGGCAGGGCATTCCGGGCAGCTTCCCCACCGATGTGCGCCTCGCCGCGCGCAACGGCTGCATCGGCCTGCTGCTGGGCGACATGCTCGTCAGCCCGGTGATCGACCAGGGCCTGTTCTTCTACATGCTCGCCGCGCTGGCCGCCGCACGGCCGAAGGGGGAGACATATACCGCGAGATCGATGATCCCCGGCTTTCCCGGAAGGAGGCTGCCGGCATGAGTTCCACGACCGGCTTCGCCATCAACGGCCGCTTTCTGACGCAACGCGTGACCGGCGTGCAGCGCTACGCCCGCAACGTCGTTGCCGCGATCGACGCGGCGCTTGTCGAGCGCGGACAGGCTGCGGCGATCATCGCGCCGCGCCGTGTCGACGATCCGGGCTTCCAGGCGCTGCCGCTAACCCGCACAGGCCGTCTCTCCGGCCATGGCTGGGAGCAGCTCGAACTGCCGATCTCATTCTCCGGTCCGCTTCTCAACCTCTGCAACACCGCGCCGCTGGCAAAGGGCGAGCAGATCATCTGCATCCACGATGCGAACGTCTTCACCGCTCCCGGCAGCTATGGCCGGGCGTTCCGGGAACTCTACACCCGGCTGCAGCCGCTTTTGGTGCGCCGCGCGGCCCGCATCGCGACGGTGTCGCAGGCCTCGGCGCGGCAGCTCGCCCGCTACCTGCCGATCCGGGCGGACGAGATCGCCGTGCTGCCGAACGGCCACGAACATGCCCTTGCCTGGCGGCCGGAGCGTGCCGAGACGGCGCCGCTGCTACTCGCGGACAGGGCAGGCCGCCGCTTCGTGCTCGCGCTCGGCTCGCGGGCGCGACACAAGAACCTGAAGCTCCTGATCGATATCGCTCCCCAACTGGCCGACAACGACATCGATGTCCTGATCGCGGGGGGCGAAGGCGATATCTTCGCTCCGGAAGCGCTGCGCGCGGCGCCCAATGTCCACCTCCTCGGCCGCCTGTTGGATGATGATCTCGCTTATCTGATGGACAGGGCGCTGTGTCTCGCCTTTCCGTCGCTGACCGAGGGCTTCGGTCTGCCGATCGTGGAGGCGATGGCACGCGGCTGCCCCGTGGTCTCGTCCGATTGCGCGAGCATGCCCGAGGTCTGTGGCGATGCCGCGCTCCTTGCCGCACCGACGCAGCCTGAGGCCTGGATCAGCTCAATTATGACCCTCGCCAGGTCTCCCGGCTTGCGCGAGGAGCTGAGCGGGAAAGGGCGCGAGCAGGTGGCGTCCTTCTCCTGGGCGCAGACCGGCGCCGGCTATCTCGATCTGCTTCGCCAGCCTGCGGCGTCGCTGGCCGGGCGAGCGGCCAACCTGTCGCGGCCGCCGCATATCGCAGTCGTCATCGCCACGCGGGGCCGCCCCGATGTGGTCTCCCGCACCGTCAGGCATCTCCTCGCGCAGCAATCGCTGAAGCCGACTGACGTCATTGTCTCCTGTTGCAGCCGCGAGGATGCCGGCGATCTCGTCGGCACCTCGGACGCGACGGTCGTGACCGGCCCCGCAGGGCTGGCTGCCCAGCGCAATACGGCGCTGGCCCGGCTGCCGCCTGGAACCGAAATCGTCGTATTCTTCGACGATGACTTCGTCGCGCACCGGGACTGGTTGGCGCGGGCGGCGGAGGCCTTCCGGGACGACGTCGACGTGGCCGCGCTCACAGGCCGCGTCCTGGCGGACGGCGCCACGGGGCCGGGCATCGGCTTCGAGGAGGCCAGCCGGCTGGTCGAGCATGTTCCACGCAGCGACTGGTCCTGGATCGACAGCTACAGCCCCTATGGCTGCAACATGGCCTTCCGTGTTTCGCAGCTCGGCGATCTGCGCTTCGACGAGCGCCTCGTGCTCTATGGCTGGCTCGAGGACCGGGACTTCGGCGCTGCGCTCGCCAGGAAGGGCGGTCGCGTCGCCAAATCCGCAGAGCTCGTCGGCGTTCACATGGGCGTCAAGAGCGGCCGGATCGCGGGCGACCGCCTCGGGTACTCACAGGTCGTCAATCCGCTCTACATGCTCCGGAAGGGAACCATGACCTTGCCGCAAGTCGCCGGGCAGCTGTTCCGGAACATGGCGAGCAATATCGGCAAGGCCGCCTGGCCGGAGCCGTTCATCGACCGTCGGGGGCGCCTGCGGGGCAACGTACTGGCGATCGCCGACGTGCTCCGGGGGCATGTCCAGCCGGAGCGGGCGGCATCGATCACACTCGGTTCGGAGAGGGCATGATGCATAAGGGGTTCACCGGGGGGCGTCGCCTGCAAACGGTCTGGCCGATCGACGAGGTTTCCACCGCGCCGGCGGAGGACGGGCCGCTCGCCTTGCTGAGATCGGTTGGAGCCAAGGTGCGGCGCTATGCGGTCCCGCTCGGTCTGTGGACCGGCCTCTGCATCCTCGCAGCGGGCCTTTACGCTTACACGGCCGTGCCGATCTATTCCGCCACCGCGACGCTCCTGCTCGAGCCGAGGCGCGGAGTGTCTCGCGGTGTCGGGGAGCAGGCGGGTGCAGGGACATTGGACCTCAACCGTGCCGACAGCGAGCTTCAGGTCATCCGCTCGGAGCGCCTGTTGAATGCGGTGTTCGAGGGGCTCGGCCTGGCCGAAAAGCCCGAGTTTCTGCCGCAGGGGGGCGCAGCCGTCGGAAACCTCGCGAACTGGCTGCGCCGGGTCGCCGGTAGCCAGGTGCGGGGAGGCAGGCGTGCCGTGACCGGCGAAAACCCCGGTGAGAACAAGGGCGCTGGTAACGAAGCTTCGTCGCCCGCACCCGACGCGGCCCTGACGCGGCAGGTCGCATTCGAGAATTTCGCGCGACGCCTCACCGCCCGGCGCGTCGGACAATCCTATGTCGTCGAGATCACCTATTCGTCGTCCGATCCCGCCCTCGCGGCTCAGGTCGCGAATGCCGCCGCCTCGGCCTATATCTGGCAATCCGTCTCGTTCAAGGCCGAGCTCGCCCGGAACGGAGCGGAGAATCTCCAGGGACGCGTGAACGCGCTGGATGCGCAGGTCGAGGCCGCCGGGCGTGCCCTGAACGAGGGCGTCGTGCCGGCGGGGCCGACGCCGGACGCCGATGCCCGGGTGATCGGGGCCGCGCTACGTCCGCTCGCGCCCTCGGCACCGCGAAAGACGCTGATCCTGCTGCTCGGGGCGATCGGTGGCCTGATGAGCGGCCTGATGGTGGCCGCGCTCGTCGGGGCTTTCGATCGCAAGCTGCGCGGCTCCGGCGATCTGCCGCGGCAGGCGGGCTTGCCCTGCCTGGCCAGCATCCCGCAGGGCAACGGCGGTCGCGGCGCAAGGCGTCGGTCCGAGGCGGAAATGGAGCGCCTCGCCGTCACGCATCCGACGAGCGCCTACGCATTGGCCGTCCGCCGGCTGCGCACCGCGGTGGCGCTGGCCTGCTCCGCCAGCAGGCCGGGAGAGAACATGGTCGTCGCCTTCGTCGCCTGTGACACCGGAGCCGGCACAACGACGCTGGTGATGAATCTGGCGCGGGTGATCGGCCGCAGCGGGACGCATGTCACCGTGCTGAATACGGAAGGCCCGGACCGCTATGAGCTTCAGGGTGGCGGGGCAGTGACCGTCGTCGACGCCTTGGCCCATCGCGCGCTGCCCGCTCAGCTGTCCTGCTTCAGGCTGGACGATGTTTCGGTCCTGCCTCTTCTCTCCGCGACCGAGGATCTGAACCATTTCGCTGACTTCAACGACCCGTGCGTGGACGCCATGATCGACGCCGTCAGGCAGAAGGGCGACGTGCTGCTCAATCTGCCTCCGGTCGGCAGCGAGATGGATACGCTCGCTTTGGCCCAGCACGCCGACGCCGTCATCCTGGTCGCAGTCGCCGGGAGCACGCGCATCGACGAGGTCGCGGAGGCTGCGCGCTCCCTTCGAGCCGGGGGAGCGAACGTCATCGGTGCCGTCCTGAGCAACGCGGCGGCCTAGCTGCCGCTGTCGAGAGGTGAAGACATGCTGACTAGAACGACCAAGAGGATGGCGGCAGGTGCCGTAGGCGCCCTGGCCGCTCGGCCCGACGTCCGTCAGATCGTCTTCAACGCCCTGCGATTGCGCCGGCCCGAGATCATGCAATTGCGCGAAGACGATGCGGTCCGCTTTCTCGCCTACGTCTTCGAAAACCTCGACAGCTCAAAGTCCCAGATCCTGCAGGATCTTTGGGTCGCCTACGAGCTTTCGGACATGCGCGGCGGGTTCTTCGTCGAGTTCGGGGCGACGGACGGGCTGACGAACAGCAACAGCTGGCGGCTCGAGAAACAGTTCGGCTGGAGCGGCATCCTGGCGGAGCCAAACCCCGTCTGGCATGACGCCCTCGACCGCAATCGCAGCGGCGCGGTCGACAAGCGCTGCGTTTATGCGCGGTCGGGCGAAACCCTCGGCTTCATGGCGACCGAGGATCCCGAGCTGAGCGGCATTTCGGCGAGCGCGGGGCGTGACCATTTCGCTGCGGTTCGGCAGGCCGGGACGCCGATCGAAGTCGAGACGATCTCCCTCGACGATCTGCTCGACCATCACGCCGCGCCCTCGGTCATCGACTACATGTCGATCGACACCGAAGGCAGCGAGCTCGAGATTCTCGAAGCCTTCGACTTCGGAAAGCGGCAGGTGCGCCTTCTCTCGGTCGAGCACAGCAACAGCCCGCAGGAGCCCAAGATCGACGCGTTCCTGGCGCAACACGGCTTCAAGCGGCGCTTTCCGGAGTATTCGCAGTGGGACGGCTGGTACGTCCATGGAGGTTGAGACTCGGGAGGTTGAGACTCGCAGCGTCGGCATGCGCGAGGACCGGCGCACGCCCGCACCGCGGATCGCCGTCATCATCACCTGCTGGAACTACGAGCGCTTCGTCGGGCGGGCGATCCGCAGCGTTCAGGGGCAGAGCTGCGCCGAATGCGATCTGGTGGTGGTCGATGACGGTTCGACGGACGGGTCGTGGGATGCGATCCGCGAAACCGGCGCCACGGCGTTCCGCATCGCCAATGGGGGCCAGCGGGCGGCCTGCCTCTTCGGGCTCGATCAGACCAGCGCCCCCTTCGTGCTCTTTCTCGATGCCGATGACGAGCTGAAACCCGGCGCGCTCGCTGCGATCCTTCCGCATCTCGATGCCGGTGTCGCCAAGGTGCAGTTCCAATTGGCCAGGATCGACGAGAATGGCGAGCGGGTGGGGGCTGCCTTTCCGCCCCTGTCCGCCGGCCGCGATCGTGATCACCTGGTGCAGCGCGTCTTGCGCACTGGCGTCTACACCACCCCGCCGACCTCCGGGAACGTCTTTCGCCGCGATGTTTGCGAGCTGCTGCGCGAGGCCGATTACGACCGGGCGGCGGATGGCGTCATCCTGTTCGCCGCTCCGTTCCTCGGCGATGTCGTCAGTCTCCCGGAGGAGCTCGCGCTTTATCGCGTGCACGCCGCCAACGATTCGGGCCTCGGCAAGCCGCTGGACCCCGGATTGCTGCGTCGCGATCTCGTCCGTTTCGCTCGGCGGATGGAGCATCTGCGGCAGGTCGTCGCCCGCTCCGATGTGACGGTGCCGCTGGTCCAGGCGCAGGAGGCCTACTTCCACCGGGAGCGGAGCTTCTATCTGGCGCTCGCGACCGGAAACCGCCTCGACCGGGGCCAATTCCCGGCGTTGATCGGGAGCCTCTGGCGCGAATATTACCCGGCGAAGATCAAGGCGGTCATGACCCTCTTCTTCGCGCTCGCGGCGGTTCTGCCGCCCAGCCTTGCCGTGCGCCTGCTCGGTTATCGCCTGCAGCCGGGCCGGCGCTCTCCGCTCGGCTTCCTCAAGGCGCTGATGAACTGAACTCTACCAGCGGTCGACGAGCTCCAGCCGGCTCGGACCGGCCATGAGCCTGATGCCGAGGATCAGCAGCGTGCAGCCATAGGTCGCTGCCGCCAGAGCCGCGATGATCCCGAATTCCAGCACCGCTTGCAGGCCGAGAGGCGAAAGACGTTCGCGGAGCAGCAGGACGACCACGGTCATGACGGCTGCCGCGGCCAGCACCTTCCAGAGGTTCTTCAACTGCTCGGCAACGCCGACGCCGATCAGGCGATGGGTCGCGTCGAGATAGAAGGCGAACATGATGCCCGAGAGGGCGAGCCTCGCGATGCTGGCGCCCGTCGCGGAAGCGAGGAAGACGCCGAGCGAGACGAGGACGATCCGGAAACCGAGATCGATGACGCTCAGCCGGGCCAGAAGAGAAGGCCGGTCGACGGCCATGCTCAGGGCACACAGCGTCTGGAAATAGGGGATCGGCAGCACCGCGAGCGCCAGCCACTGCAGCAAGGGGGCTGTACCGGTCCATTTCGGGCCGAGCAGGATCGCGACGAGGAGATCGGCGGTAAGAGCTATTCCCAACGCGGCCGGAACCGCCAGCAGCATGGCGATGCGGGCCGCCTTGAGAAAGGCCCTGCGCAATCGCGGCGGGTCGGCATTCATCTTGGAGAAGGCGGCCATGACTGGCTGGAGCGCCGGGCCGATCAGGCTTTGCGTCGGGGCCGCCGACAGGTCGCTCGCGACGGCATAGTGACCGAGTGTCGCCTTGTCGGCCGTCACGCCGATCAGGGCGCGGTCGAGCTGCCAGTTCAGGGCCGAAATGACCTGGGTAGCGGTGAACCAGCCGACGAAGCTGGAGAAATGCGAGAAGCGCGCCAGCGACAATGACGGTTTGTAGGGTGACAGCACATAGGAGACGGCGGAGGCGACGGTCGGCGCCACGACGAAGTTGACGGCGATCGCCCAGAAGCTGCCGCCGGCGAAGACCGTCGCCATCGCGGCGGCGAAGGCGACGACCTTGCCGATGAACTCGGCCACGAACATCGGGCGGAAAGAAAGTTCGCGCGTATACGCGACCATGCCGGGGCTGAAGAGCCCTCGGGCAACGGGGGCGATGGAGAGCACCAGCACCAGCGGCAGGAATTGCTCATGCGCCCCGAAGAACGAGAAGGGCAGCGCCACCAGCAGGATCGCCAGCGCGACGATGACGCTGCGCGCGAGGCCGAGCGTGAAGCCGGTATCGAGATGGCTCTTGTCGATGGTGCGCAGCCGGGTCAGAGCCTGGCTGACCGGCACTTCCAGCACGGTATCGACGATCGCGACCAGGCTCATGGCGAGCGCGGTCGTCCCGAAATCTGCGGGGGTAAGGATGCGGGCGAGGACCAACATCGTGACCATGTCGATCGCGCGCCCGGCGAAACGGGAAAGGATGAGCCAGCTCGCGCCCTTGAAGGTCTTCACAGCGAGCATGTTTGGGCCTTTTCAGGAAGGCTGCCGCAAATCCGGGCACGGAGAGGGAACCTAGGCATGAGCCGCCGCACGCAGCGAAGTGGCCAGCTCCCGATAGAGCTTGCGGGTGTCGAAGCGCTGCCGGACCGTTGCCGCCGCCGCCGCGCCGAATTGCTCGCGCCTGTTCCAGGCATCGGTGATGGCCAGTGCAAGCGCGGCGGGGTCTGCCACCGGCACCAGCCGGCCATCGACCCCGTCCTCGACCAGCCATTCGAAGGCGCGGATCCGGCTCAGCACCACCGAGGCGCCGCAGCCCATGGCCTCGAGCGCGGCGATGGCGACCGCTTCGTTCGAGGACGGCATGGCGTAGACGCCGCAACTGCGGAAAAGCTCGCGCACTGCCGCCCGGCCGAGAAAGCCGTGGAAGACGACACGCTCCGTGACCCCCGCCTCGGCGGCGCATTTCTGCAGCTTGGCGAGGTCCGGCCCCGAGCCGACGATATCCAGGCGCCACTCCTTCGGCAGCAGGGCGAGCGCCCGGATGAGGTCGCTGGTCCGCTTCTGCTTGTCGGTCAAGCGCGCGACGGTGAGGATCGTCTTGTCGCGCCGGCGGCCCGGGTCGGGCGAAAATTCGCTGGTGTCGCAGCCATTGGGCTGGAGCTTCGATCGTCCGCCGAAGGCCTGGACGATGTCGCATTCGTTGGGCGTCTGGCTGTAGACGAACGGCGTCCTGGCGAAGCTGCGGCGCTTGAACCACTTCAGGACGCCCCTGGAAACGCCGCCATGGTCCGCCGCGGTCACGGGGATGTCGACGCGCGTCACGACATGGTCGAAACGCCCGCTCCAATATTCCTGGATATAGAGCAGGTCGATTTCGTCGGCGCTCAGGCTTTCGCGCAACGGCTTCATCAGGGCAATCGTGTTGAGGCGCTCGTCGAGATACAGCGACAGCGGGTTGGTCCGGCTCAGCCGCTTGAGCCAGACCCGCTCGGCAGGAACATACCAGCGCGCCAGCGGCAGGAAGCGCACGGAGACACCGAGCTCCGTTTCGTAGCGCCCGCTCTCGCGGAGGGAGGGAATATAGAGCGTCGGCCTGATCCCGTTCTCGACGAGGCCGCGGGCGTAGTACCAGGACCAGTCACCGCGATAGCTCTTCAGATACGTCTCCCGCGTCTGGCCCTGGACGCCGCCGAAGAAGCCTTCGAAGGAGCCGCAGCTGAGCAGCATCGCGACGTTCATGGGGCGCCCGGGGGCGGTCACCGCAGCCATTGTGCCGACAATCCTCTCACCGCGTAGCCTGCCTCCATCGCCAGCAGCAGCGCAGGGCGCAGATGCGGGAATTCGCGCGCGATGGCGCCTTCCCGCCAGAGATGCGACCGGACCGCAGAGAGGCGCGCAAGCGCATGGCCAGGGCTGTTGCCGTTGATTGCAGCGACGACATCGCTGCGCCCGAAATCGACCGAGCGCCGGCCGACATCAAGCGCGTGCAGATCCTGTGTCGATGGGCGGGTGATCGCCTGCTTCAGCCTTGGCCAGGCGCGCTCCGCATCGTCGAGGAGCGTCGCGCCGTCGGGAATCTGATCGATATAGGCGAGGACATCCCGCAGCAGCGCGTTGCTGGCGGCGACATCCACGGCCTCGCGGCGGACGCAGCCGGAATTCGCCAGCACATCGCCCGCGGCGTCTTCATGAAAATGACGTACCGAGGGGATGGCCGGCTCGAACAGGCTTTCGACGAGCTGCCAGTAGCGCAAGACCGTCGTTTCGACCTGGAACGGGCTGTAGACATCCTGCTCGACGAGAAGGCCGACGACCCGCGGGAAATGCTCTTCCGAATGGCCCTTGTAGTTGGACCGCGCGAGCTGGACGGTTTCGATCGACAGTTCCGGAAACCCGTCGGCGAGGAGCCGCTGGGTGCTGCCGTAGAGACCGGTATCGCAGAGCACCAGCCGCCCTCGCCCCGCCGAGACCTGTTTCAGGTGCCGGCGGAAGAGAGCGTTCTGCGCGTCGATATCGTCCACGACCTGCTGGCCTGCCGGCGTTTTGAAGAGATCGTAGAGTTGGTCCGGCACGAACGGCTCGGACCAGCTGGCGGGCAGCTCGCGATTGCGCCCGCTCAAGGCTTGCGCCACGTCGGCAAAGCTGCTGTCCCGGAATTCGCGGCTCAGTTCCTCGACTGCGGCGGGGCTGCGCCTTGCGATCGCCGCGCGCGCCGCGACGAGACGCGAGATCAGCAGGTTTTCCCGGGGCGTATCCAGCCGCAGATGCAAGCGATCGAGCAGACGTTCGAACGCCTCCCGAATGCCGACGCCGCCGCGGGCGCAGAACAGCAGTATCGCGTCGTCGTCCTTCCGAAGCTGATCGGCATAGAGCCAGATCCGGAGGCAGAATTCCGCGACGATCGGACCTAGCACCGCGCCGGCGAAGCTGGCGGTATCCCTCGGCGTGGGCAGGGCCAGCCGGCTGCCAACCCATGCACGGTCGAGGCGCCGGCGCGCCTCGGCGGCGGCCCCGTGCATACGCGAGATGCGGCGGCGCAGCCGGGCTCGCGGCAAATGAAGCGTCCTGATGCCCAATGCGCAGGGCACTTCATGGTCGGCGATGGCGTCGTCGCCGACATGGAGCAGGCGGTGCGGCGGGACCTCCTCGGCAGCCAGGATCTGGAGGAAGATGTCGCCTTGGCGCTTGGTGGCCGCCTCGTCCGCGCTTGAATAGACCCGGGAGATCAATTCCGGCCCGTGATGATGCTCGATCAAGCCGGCTATGGCCGCCGCCGGCAAGCCCGTGTCGCTGATCGCGACGACCGGTATGCCGGACTGCCGGAGCGCTGCGGCCAGGGCACGGTTGGGCCGCAACGACCGCTTCTCGACCTCGATCTCGATGGCAAGCCGGTCCAGCGCCAGTTCTTCCGGCAGCCCCAGTACCTGGAGCTGGCGCCGGGTGATGTCGAGAAAGCCGACTTCCCCGTTTCCGTTCATATTGACGGCGCGGTGGGCCAGCGACTGCGCGCGAAGGCGCAGGTCGACGAGCCTCTCCACGGAAACCGAAAAGCCGCGTTCGCCGAGAAACCGGGCAAACAGCCCTTCGCCTTCGACGATACGCGAACGCTCCGATCTCAGTCGCCGCAACAGCAGCGTGTCGAAGACGTCCGTGGAGATCAGGCTGACACCATCGAGCCTGCTGCTGAGTTCGCTTGGGCCTCGCACGTCGGAATCCTCGTTCCAGAGCCAGAGCCGCTTGGGCTGAGGTAAAGCGAAGATCGTGCCAGCGCAGTCACGCGCCTCTGCCGCAGCGGCAGAAAGATGCCGAGTCGCATTCTCGAACGTTGGCCTAAGTCTTGCTGGGATCCGGAGTGATGCCGACGCGCCCGGTCTTTTGCCGGATACTTCTGGCTCCGGAGCGTCGCGCCCGATCCATCTGACCACCGACCCGGTGGTGCAGGGATGAGAAGGGACGAGCCATGGATGACGCGGTTGCCCGCGACATGGAAGACGTCGAAGGCTTGGTCGAGCACTATGACGCCGTCGTGCTCGGCGCCGGCGTATCCGGGCTCGTCTCCGCCTCGGTCCTCGGCGCGCAGGGATGCGGACGCCTCCTCCTCGTCGACGAATACGCCCATGTCGGCGGGAACCACATCGATTGGTCGAGTGGCGGCTACACCTTCGACATCGGCAGCCTCATCTTTCAGGACGACTCGCCGCTGCTCGCTCATTTTCCGGAGCTGCTGCCGCGCTATGTGCCGATCGACCCGAGCTGGGCGCGGCTGAACCCGCAGAGGAAGGTGACCGCCTATCCGATCTCGCCGAGGGACGACGTCCTGGCCGCCGGCCTCTGGGTCCTCATCTGCATCGCAGCCTCCGTCATCTATGCCCGGCTTTTCCAACGGCAGATGCGCAATGCACGGGACTTCGCGCGCTACTGGATCGGCGGGTATCTGCTGCACCGGACCGGGCTCGAATCCTATATGAAGCGCTTTTACGGCGTGCCGGCTGAG
Above is a genomic segment from Bosea sp. NBC_00550 containing:
- a CDS encoding class I SAM-dependent methyltransferase translates to MQTIYETEQYADRNPNWHEEDSPWKAKHVAEIIRKNDLDFETICEVGCGTGEILLNLADAFPEARFSGYEISPHAYRRAKSKETNRVRFHLANLIEEDGPHFDILVIADVVEHVEDYLSFLKSLKDRARYKVIHVPLDLSVQSVLRAWPIMGLRESVGHLHYFFKDSVLATLKDCGYVVLDYKYTASRLELPNQAFSSQLMRLPRRLLYSVNPDFAVRMLGGYSLMVLAE
- a CDS encoding FkbM family methyltransferase — encoded protein: MLTRTTKRMAAGAVGALAARPDVRQIVFNALRLRRPEIMQLREDDAVRFLAYVFENLDSSKSQILQDLWVAYELSDMRGGFFVEFGATDGLTNSNSWRLEKQFGWSGILAEPNPVWHDALDRNRSGAVDKRCVYARSGETLGFMATEDPELSGISASAGRDHFAAVRQAGTPIEVETISLDDLLDHHAAPSVIDYMSIDTEGSELEILEAFDFGKRQVRLLSVEHSNSPQEPKIDAFLAQHGFKRRFPEYSQWDGWYVHGG
- a CDS encoding exopolysaccharide biosynthesis protein: MMHKGFTGGRRLQTVWPIDEVSTAPAEDGPLALLRSVGAKVRRYAVPLGLWTGLCILAAGLYAYTAVPIYSATATLLLEPRRGVSRGVGEQAGAGTLDLNRADSELQVIRSERLLNAVFEGLGLAEKPEFLPQGGAAVGNLANWLRRVAGSQVRGGRRAVTGENPGENKGAGNEASSPAPDAALTRQVAFENFARRLTARRVGQSYVVEITYSSSDPALAAQVANAAASAYIWQSVSFKAELARNGAENLQGRVNALDAQVEAAGRALNEGVVPAGPTPDADARVIGAALRPLAPSAPRKTLILLLGAIGGLMSGLMVAALVGAFDRKLRGSGDLPRQAGLPCLASIPQGNGGRGARRRSEAEMERLAVTHPTSAYALAVRRLRTAVALACSASRPGENMVVAFVACDTGAGTTTLVMNLARVIGRSGTHVTVLNTEGPDRYELQGGGAVTVVDALAHRALPAQLSCFRLDDVSVLPLLSATEDLNHFADFNDPCVDAMIDAVRQKGDVLLNLPPVGSEMDTLALAQHADAVILVAVAGSTRIDEVAEAARSLRAGGANVIGAVLSNAAA
- a CDS encoding glycosyltransferase family 2 protein codes for the protein MEVETREVETRSVGMREDRRTPAPRIAVIITCWNYERFVGRAIRSVQGQSCAECDLVVVDDGSTDGSWDAIRETGATAFRIANGGQRAACLFGLDQTSAPFVLFLDADDELKPGALAAILPHLDAGVAKVQFQLARIDENGERVGAAFPPLSAGRDRDHLVQRVLRTGVYTTPPTSGNVFRRDVCELLREADYDRAADGVILFAAPFLGDVVSLPEELALYRVHAANDSGLGKPLDPGLLRRDLVRFARRMEHLRQVVARSDVTVPLVQAQEAYFHRERSFYLALATGNRLDRGQFPALIGSLWREYYPAKIKAVMTLFFALAAVLPPSLAVRLLGYRLQPGRRSPLGFLKALMN
- a CDS encoding glycosyltransferase, whose product is MSSTTGFAINGRFLTQRVTGVQRYARNVVAAIDAALVERGQAAAIIAPRRVDDPGFQALPLTRTGRLSGHGWEQLELPISFSGPLLNLCNTAPLAKGEQIICIHDANVFTAPGSYGRAFRELYTRLQPLLVRRAARIATVSQASARQLARYLPIRADEIAVLPNGHEHALAWRPERAETAPLLLADRAGRRFVLALGSRARHKNLKLLIDIAPQLADNDIDVLIAGGEGDIFAPEALRAAPNVHLLGRLLDDDLAYLMDRALCLAFPSLTEGFGLPIVEAMARGCPVVSSDCASMPEVCGDAALLAAPTQPEAWISSIMTLARSPGLREELSGKGREQVASFSWAQTGAGYLDLLRQPAASLAGRAANLSRPPHIAVVIATRGRPDVVSRTVRHLLAQQSLKPTDVIVSCCSREDAGDLVGTSDATVVTGPAGLAAQRNTALARLPPGTEIVVFFDDDFVAHRDWLARAAEAFRDDVDVAALTGRVLADGATGPGIGFEEASRLVEHVPRSDWSWIDSYSPYGCNMAFRVSQLGDLRFDERLVLYGWLEDRDFGAALARKGGRVAKSAELVGVHMGVKSGRIAGDRLGYSQVVNPLYMLRKGTMTLPQVAGQLFRNMASNIGKAAWPEPFIDRRGRLRGNVLAIADVLRGHVQPERAASITLGSERA